cgcGAGGTTCCGGTATGTATATTTGGCCAATTATATTTCCAgaagtttatatgatttgtttaattttaaaaagatgagACTAAACACAGAAGTAGATTCATCATGCCCACCTCACTGTCTCATAAAAAACCGCAAGATTCTGACCTGGAAAATAGCCAACTACTTCTGTTATCCCAAACTTCACCACCCTATAAATAACGATTACTGTCAGTTATTGTATCTCAGTCTTCTTTTTTTTCAGTAACAATCTTTCAAATTATGGCCGTAGCAAGCAAGATTCTGGTGATCGGCGGTACTGGATATATCGGCAAGTTCATCGTCGAAGCCAGCGCAAAAGCCGGCCACCCTACGTATGTTCTCGTGAGAGACTCCACTCTCTCTAGCCCCAACCCTGCCAAATccaaaattatcaataatttcaaGAGCCTTGGCGTTAATTTTATAAGTGTACGTATTGCACTGTGCATTTTCTTTTGGTTTGATTAATTAGAAAGCCGCTAAAATCATGATAAAATCTATTGTTTTTGCAGGGAGATTTGTATGATCATGGGAGCTTGGTGCAGGCCATAAAGCAGGTGGATGTGGTGATATCAACGGTCGGTCATGCTCTGTTAGCTGATCAAGATAAGATCATTTCTGCCATTAAAGAAGCTGGAAATGTCAAAGTATGTGTATGTATTTTTAGCgggttaaaatattttgcggttATAGAACTCTAGTCTTGATAACCCGCGTTTCATTTGTTATGTTTTAGTAATCTAACTTTCACTTTTGTTAGCGAAGTTCGTAAGTAAAACTTCGCCTGAAATGAATGAGTAATCTCATGTTGTAACGAAAATGTTACTTAGGTTACCAAAATGTAAAAAATGAGATGTTGGCTATGGAAGTCTAAACGGCCTATAGTTTGGTATCcgcaaaattaattaattgtgtaTCTAGccctaatttaaaatatatatacatatatacatatgtatatacCGTGTGATATGATACAGAGATTTTTACCATCGGAGTTTGGAAATGATGTGGATAGAGTGCATGCTGTTGAGCCAGTAAAGTCGGCATATGCAATTAAGGCTAATATCCGGCGAGCTACGGAGGCTGCTGGAATTCCTTATATATTTGTTTCATCCAACTTTTTTGCTGGATACTTTCTTCCTACTCTCAACCAACCCGGAGCTACTGTTGCTCCAAGAGATAAACTTGTCATCCTTGGCGATGGAACTCCCAAAGGTAACAAGTTTCTACTTCACATTGAACTAGCGAGCTATGTATGGTTGTCGGTAGGCATTGGTGTAAGCGATAAAACTAAGAGATAGATGTTATTTATAGAAGAACATTTGGTCACTAAGAGAACGGGGAAAGGGAAATACCAATTATTGTTGGGAGACGGAAAATGACGAGAATGTCAATAATCGGGTTAAAGAGGTCAGGAGCGGCCAATGACTAGAGATAGCCGCCCGCCCTGCCTTGCACCTAGATCCATCCATGTCTATATTACCATAGAGTTGCGATTTTGAACTCTTTGCTCAACCAAAATGATAAACATCACTCCTATGTAATTATGCAACTATTTTGTGTTGAAGATTTTATTCTCATCTTTAGGTATTGATCAATAGGATTAATAGATCCATAGTTTGGAACTCAGAGTGTATCATAAGAGAAACTAGATTCGTTGTTGCATCTACCGTAGTTTTTAAAGATTCGATAAATGTTTAAAGCAAGTATTAAACTTCTATTCTTTTGATCCACAGCTGTTTATAATAAGGAAGATGATATCGGCACTTACACGATCAAAGCAGTAGATGATCCAAGAACATTGAACAAAATCCTCTACATTAGACCCCAAAACAATATCTATTCGTTCAACGATCTCGCTTCTCTTTGGGAGAAGAAAATTGGCAAAACCCTTGAGAAGGTCTACATTTTAGAGGAGCAACTCCTAAAGGATATCCAAGGTCTGTTGTTGAATAAAATTCAGTTGTTTAAATTGGTTGCACAGCAGAGTTGCGGGTATTAAAATTGCTTCTTTGTTTTTACTTGCAGAAGCGGTACCTCCGAGAAATGTGGTTCTATCAATCTGCCACTCAGTGTTCGTGAAAGGAGATCATACCAACTTCCAGATCGAGCCATCATTTGGAGTAGAGGCTTCAGAACTGTACCCTGATGTCAAATATACCACTGTGGATGAGTACCTTAATCAATTTGTTTGAGCCCTCTGTGTAGAACAATCTTAAACATTACctttttttaaactgttgtTAGCATAAGACTCGACATACCGAACACCGCTGGAGTAATTGAGAGtattaaatgataaattaaaagCATGATGAACTATAGTATCGATCTTGAAGGTGAAATTTGTCTAGGTCTTTGATGACCTAGTCTTTAGGAAGTCTCCTTTGCTGGTGATATCGTCAGTATCTTCCTATGTTATATGCATATTATATTACTCAGTGGTGCTCTATTTCACACTATTATTTTACCTATCAAAAACTCAATAGTTGCATTATTGTTTGAGAAAATCAACTTAATGATGAATTTTCTACTGTGATTGAATGGAAAAATGGAATAAGGTTATTTCCCATGGCCTCATCAGTTGAACCAGTTAAGACGAAAATCCAAAAAGCCAAACTACGGCTAATCATGTCGTCATCCAAAACCTCACTCTCCAATACAGATTTAAGAATTCGTCGAAGCATTACAAAATTACTAATACAAAATTTGAGTCTCAGTGATTTTCACTGGCCAAGAGTCAAAAATAAGGAAGAAAAAGACTAAACAGTTTATACCTGCTAGGTGAAATGCAAGTCTAGTAGTCTTATTCACGCACGTGATCCTCCTGTTTTCCCTCTATTTCCGCTCTTTCCATTTTTAGCCGAACCCTTCCCGGGTCCTTTACCTTTTACACCTTTTGCATTCTTCCCCTTTTTCGAAGACCCTTTTCCTCCTCGTTTACCCATACCATGCTtccttgcatcacttttcatccGTCGATCGACAACGACTTTCCCCTTGCCACCCTTCACCGCAACTCCTTTCTTGGCAACAACATATTCCTTCTTAGGCCTTTTAGGTTCTGCCTTCTTATAAAGTTGTTCGATCATCTTACTCTTTGAACGATCACATATGTCTGCTTGATCTGATATAGTGTTTGCCTTCTTACGAACCTTCTCAAGCCTCTTTGATGCCAGTCTCTTCTTTCTAGCCTTGGCTTGTGCCACTTTCTTAGCAGGACGTGCATTTATTTCTTTGAACTGTGCTTTCATTGCAGCGATCTCTTCCTTGGTGACTGGTTTCATTGCCTGTCGATGCCTCCTCTCTTCTTCCAGAAACCAGCCCGGCAAACCCTCATCGTCAAACATATATCTATTGTATGCATCATCAAGCATGTGTTCTCTTTGCTTTTTCCTCAGCATCTTCTTAGCATAAGCCAGTACCTCAGCCTTTGATTCAACGTCTTCTTCGTCGGAATCATCTGAGGATGAATCATCGCTAGAATCCGTAGCTGCAGTAGGGACTATCTCGAAATCTTCCTCTCCCTTCAAAGTTTTAGGTTGAGCGTCTTTAGGACCCACTGCGACATTTGCTACCTTTAATGGCATATCATGCTTTTTCTCCTTCTTATCTATCTGCATTTCATCTTCGCTGTCGGACTTCTCCAAATCTCCATCCTCAACAGCTTTGGCGAAGACATCCTGAGCAAACCATTTATTTGTGATCTCTTCTTCTGTTGGCACTTCTCCGTCATTGAATGGTACCATGAGAGGATTTACTTCCTCATCACCTTGGTCTTTATCAGAATCATAATCTGATTGCACAGCTTCAGCATTGTCGTCCCCCTGAATGAAGCAAACAACCATTAAGTTCATGATTAATAGAAAAGGATAATTCTGCAAAACAACTTACATGGTTCCTGATAACGTAATAAGAAACTACAGAATTACTAACAAACAATTGTTTCTATGGTTTAGTCCAGTAATATATCTAAAATTTCACTAGTTAAAAATTCTGGCAGAGCTTCACACACCTCCAAAAGTTCAGAATATGCCTTCCTTGCACGTTTCCTCTGCTTAGCACTTCCTTCTTTTTTGGCAGTAAACCTTTCATAAACCTGATCGAGAAAATCTTCCATTTTTTCATCATACCTGACATGAAATTGCAGACAGGCTATAATGATTGGATGGCTCCAAATAATACCAGCAGTAATGTAGGGATGCAAGAAATAACCTCATTCGTTCTTCATCAGAATCTAAATCACTGGATGAGTGCTCTTTAAGATCATGTCTACCCTCATTTTCACTGTCTCCCAACTCACCATTATCGTCATCATTTTCAGCAGAATTAACAGCTACCAAATCTTTCTTCCCCTGAGGTTAGTTCAAAAAGAAATTGTTTACAGTTCAAAATTCCAAAAGGCAAGAGATATAAGCGAGCTTAGaagaataattcataaaaaattatattaaaagtatGCAAAATAAGGAGGATTAAAACATAACAAGCAAGTCCAACCTCTCCCGGAACCCAACTACATGATAAGAAAATTGGAAGCACTTGATTGTTGATTTTGCATAAAAAGATTATGCAAAAGAATAATAAGGTATGAAAACTACCTTGATGGAAGAAAGAGAGAACAATTCGTGATCCACGTAGCCATCTTCCAATGCATCTATTTGCATTCCTTTTCCCTTCCGTGTCTTGTCCTgtaatatatgttttttttttggtcaaagatggtaatcgactcttagagtctcaattgttagttgttagttaccgaggcgtggttcgaacccacaacctctcgaTGCACTTAGAGACGCCTTAGCCATTCAAGCTAGGCCCACATTGGCGTCCTGTAATATATGTACATAATTAAGAATCGTGCAAGGTACAAAATAAGTATGGATCGGCATGAACAATTGAAAACTCAAAATGGAGccaaaaatcttttaaaattgaaacataaTCACCTACAACAGTCTGTTAACTTGTTAAATATAATTGTTATGCCAATTTACTATTCAAGACATGTACTCGACACCTCAAAGAGACATTTGTACAGTAACACTTCTATAAGGAGATGTCATGGTACCAACCTTGGCTCGTCTTTTTGCGTCACGCTTTTTTGCCTGCTTCTTCTTACGCTCCACAGCGTAAGTCATTTCCTCCATTTCATTCAGCAGCTTATCATCCTCATCCTCCACAGTCTTTTCTTCACCATCTGTGGAAGTGGTAGAAGTAGCCTTTTGAGAAGGAGACAAGGCCTTCTTTATGTGCATCCTCCATCTGCATGATGAAACCATTGTGAGAAGCATGTATAACATGCATGCGATGCATGGTTACCAAGATATATAATATGCATTACCCATGTATATACGATAGGCCTGCACAGAACATTTTGTTACACTTTTCAAAGAAATGGTAAATATTTTCCTCTTTgatgtaaagaaaaaaaataaaaaaaatataaagtaagcTTGGTGGCAGCTTTCCTCCATTTTTCTAATTCATGGTAGCTAAAGGTCTTACAAATCATTTTTCAATAATTCAATAACTTACCAATTAAAAAATTGACATGCCAACCTAAGCTTAAGTAGATATtatgatttaaaagaaaataaatcttTTCATAAGAGCAATAATTTGTTTCTTTACTAGATCACCTTTTCTCTCATTGCAGAAGCCAAAAAAAGCTCTACTACTACCATGTCCCTTACATAGGTGATAGGTGAATTGGTAGCATCTGATTAAGTACACTACCAGCATGTCTTTCTTGTCACTCTATATGTTAAAGCCTAATGAAATATTGTGTAGGTCGCAAACCCAACAAAATGATGAGACAAATCTCAATGAGGATAATGGACTCTACAATTTGCTGAGCTACCGATGAATCATAAAATGATATATACTCCCATTAGAGTATTAGTCATTTATCGTCCTTTAGATTTTTATGTAATTGGAGATGCCAATTTTACAACTtctagtttaaaaaaaaagggGGGGGGAGTGTGTATCTTACTTCAATAGATGTTTAAAGTCTTGCTTTCCAAGGACACGAAGATCATCACATAGAGCTTTAACCTGGCCAAACAATCATCATTCACTAGTTAAAAAGCTATGACAGCAAAAATAATAACtctaaaagaagaaaataaaaaaaagtcaccTCTTCTGTTGTTAAAGCATGATCCTTAAGTGGCAAAGATGCTGGATCTTCAAAGGATATAGACGTAACTGAACCAAGGATCTCAAGAGGGGTGTTGGAAAAAACAAAATCAGCAGCTGAAGACACTTTCCGAATAATGCTTTCCCCATCTTCGTACCTGTCATTGGATTTTCagcaattaaataaaatcaagctTATATACTTTTGTGCTTTGTTCAGTAATCAAGCTTACATACTTCTATGTTCATTTGATgaactaattttaatttctcATATGGAAGTGCTTAATCAGAATAAATCAGGCATAATGTTTGCCTCATTCTAGGAATGACATATGATGCATTTGGAACACTTTTAACTTAAAAGAGAAAACAGTGACAGCCAACCTATACTTAAacttaattttgtaaaatgtGATTAGATTTATGCAGCTGTGAGATGACTTACCCATCACGGTGTCGCTTTTGCTTTTGTCCTCTGAGTACATCAATAACCTGCATGGAGgattaaaaatacaaacaagaCATTGTAATCAAGTTAACACCAACAAAAAGAGGAGAAAGGAGGGAGAAAAGGGAAGGATTGGACAGAACCTTTCGCTGAGGTTCAATGGAACCTTGAAATAGATGTTTCACATCAAGAAGACGCGGATCAATCTTCGCAGGAGCCTTGTACTTTAACCCCAACACAAATATTTCTGCAGATGCAGAACGACTAGCAGCCGGTTTATCCACTTCAACCTTTTCAAACAACTGCAGAAGAAACAAAACTCCAAGTTGACTAAAAATCTAAAATCAGCAAATTATAACTTTGAAATGTGCTTAAAAGTCTCAGAGACGTAAGGGTTCAACTTAATGGAATTCAACTCCGCCAATTCCCATGTTAGAAAAGTTTAGACTTGCTAAAATGTTATCGATTAGTAATAATCCAACTAAATTGAATCCTTGCAACATCATATCACTAGTTCTTTCAAAATGCCTTCCAATTCTAACACCTATAACAATACCATATGTACACAAATTTTTGACAACGAAAGGAAATGAAAACTCACCTGATTCAAACAATAAATAACCGAATTGTAATCCTGAGACCTAAAAACCTGAAAGAAAACACCAAAAAACAGTTAATTACACTATCATTCACagtaaataactaattaaaattagtcaaaaattaattactttagtAACAAAAGTTCCTTTAGGAGCCAAGTACTGAGTAGCCAATCTAACAGCATCAATAACAAGAGAATTTTGTGTCATAGCTTCCTGAGACCAAGCCCCACCGATATTTGGCGAACCGTCGTGTAACACTAAATCAAACGCCTTAACTCCATTCTCCCCCATTATTTTCTTAATCCTAGCTTTACATTCCGGTTTCGTTATATCCTGTTCGATAGCAACCGCACCGCGAACCGGCGCGATTTTAACTAAATCTATACCGAGTACTAGGCTGCCAACAGGCACGCGCTGTACCGCGACTTGCATCCAACCTCCGGGAGCGGCGCAAAGGTCGAGGACGGCGCGTGAGGAGTGGAGGAAGTGGAATTTGGCGTCGAGTTGGACTAGCTTCCATGAGGCACGTGATCGGTAACCGTGTTCTTTGGCTAAACGGTAGAATTTGTCTAAACGGTGCTTACCTTTGACCTTGCCCATGGCTTATGCTAGGGTTTAATCAGGGTTTTTGGTTGCTACTGTGGTTTCTCAGTTCTAGCAGCCGAGACACAGGGGAAGAGAAAATGAAGTGTTAAATTGGTTTAGGTTATTAAAACGGCGCCGGACAGAAGAGTAAATAGGCTTTTGATTTGGGTGGGTTCTTTAGGCCTTAGATTAGAGCAACCATATAGTTGGGTTGGGTCGGTCCAAAGTTCTGCAGCCTGACCAGCCCACATCTTGAACATATCTTATCCGTAAAACTAtctaaaaatatcatttaattttcaaaattaagcTTTAAGTACAAAAAATATCTTTAcctaaacaaaacattttttacTCATTTATTTTTGTGTATCAAAAATACATAGCAAGTGCATATCGGACATGTCAAAAACACATCATTGACACATTTACAATGCATCTCTAATTTTCGACcaattttagattatttttatcattttttttctatatattttcCTTTCTCCTTCTGTTGAGTTTTCAAAATGTGATCTCTCTTATATAAACGGCTTAATCACCCAAAAAAAACCcgccttttaaccccttttcaagtATAGCCTGatgttgtaattttgtcagttgcatcCTAATTCgtacctttggttttcaattccgccttcaagtactaaattgatctctttttcatttgaaaaaagttaaaataagtcatccatttttaactttttatgtgaaaaagaattcaaacgagtactttataagggttttttatgaatttttcccgagtgaaaaaagtccaatttgattttgagggtggaattgaaacccagaggtgcgaattagggtgcaacagacaaaattgcaacgtcaggatgcaattgaaaaggggttaaaaggtgaggattttttttggtgattaagcctatataAACTTATTGAGTTTGACATTTCTTATATTATATATTGGAAGAAAGCTTGTCAAAATCTACATTTTGatgtttcatttttaaaaatacttctGAAACTTCAAAAAACTCCATAGTTAGTTACAATATATTAGTTTCATTGTCTCTTATACCACATTTCGACATGTTTGTTTCTGTGCTAGATTGATGATACAAGTCGAAAACACAAAACACGGTAGCACTGATTAAAGGATGAAAAGGCACGGGaagttaaaaaattgaattttcaaCTGGCAATGCAAAAAAGGTATTCAAGTGGCTTTTAAAGCTTCTGATAAGCAAGAAACTTTCACCACACCAACTGCTACAGACAGACATTTTTGATTGAAGAAACTACCAAGTGAACTACTAATAAACACTGCTCAAGCAGTTTACATCTTTGGCAGATCTTAATATATGTATAACAATACAAGTTTCAATCTGCAATATCACCATTCTGTCAAACTAAAATTGCCAGGCCACAATTCCAACTGCCTATTACACATCCATCATAACAATAATGCATGTCCTTCGAAATGAATTAAATCAATCATCATGAATTGTTCCGTCTGCGACCCATCAAAACCTTTTTAGTCTCCTACATACCCTATCAACCCGCCGTTGAGGTGTTTAGTCCCCACGAGAGCCGCTGCTACTTGCAGAACTTCTCTTACCACCGTACTTCTGTACAACATCAAGAAAACAAAAGTAGAATGTTATCCACCGCATATCCCTTTCTAGTGAAGTACTTGATCATAAATAAAAGACAATCATACAGGTTATTTCCATTGAAGAAACAAAGATGAGGCAGTTGAAACTCACCTGCTTTCCCATGCTGAATGGTATGTACTTGTACTTGATCATGTGTGTAATTTGGCGTCTCATTGTAAGGACAAAAAGGACAATCCAGTAACAGAGTAGTATAGGCCAAAAGACAGGGACATCAAACATGGAA
This window of the Mercurialis annua linkage group LG5, ddMerAnnu1.2, whole genome shotgun sequence genome carries:
- the LOC126680766 gene encoding uncharacterized protein LOC126680766; protein product: MGKVKGKHRLDKFYRLAKEHGYRSRASWKLVQLDAKFHFLHSSRAVLDLCAAPGGWMQVAVQRVPVGSLVLGIDLVKIAPVRGAVAIEQDITKPECKARIKKIMGENGVKAFDLVLHDGSPNIGGAWSQEAMTQNSLVIDAVRLATQYLAPKGTFVTKVFRSQDYNSVIYCLNQLFEKVEVDKPAASRSASAEIFVLGLKYKAPAKIDPRLLDVKHLFQGSIEPQRKVIDVLRGQKQKRHRDGYEDGESIIRKVSSAADFVFSNTPLEILGSVTSISFEDPASLPLKDHALTTEEVKALCDDLRVLGKQDFKHLLKWRMHIKKALSPSQKATSTTSTDGEEKTVEDEDDKLLNEMEEMTYAVERKKKQAKKRDAKRRAKDKTRKGKGMQIDALEDGYVDHELFSLSSIKGKKDLVAVNSAENDDDNGELGDSENEGRHDLKEHSSSDLDSDEERMRYDEKMEDFLDQVYERFTAKKEGSAKQRKRARKAYSELLEGDDNAEAVQSDYDSDKDQGDEEVNPLMVPFNDGEVPTEEEITNKWFAQDVFAKAVEDGDLEKSDSEDEMQIDKKEKKHDMPLKVANVAVGPKDAQPKTLKGEEDFEIVPTAATDSSDDSSSDDSDEEDVESKAEVLAYAKKMLRKKQREHMLDDAYNRYMFDDEGLPGWFLEEERRHRQAMKPVTKEEIAAMKAQFKEINARPAKKVAQAKARKKRLASKRLEKVRKKANTISDQADICDRSKSKMIEQLYKKAEPKRPKKEYVVAKKGVAVKGGKGKVVVDRRMKSDARKHGMGKRGGKGSSKKGKNAKGVKGKGPGKGSAKNGKSGNRGKTGGSRA
- the LOC126680767 gene encoding phenylcoumaran benzylic ether reductase Pyrc5-like isoform X1; translated protein: MAVASKILVIGGTGYIGKFIVEASAKAGHPTYVLVRDSTLSSPNPAKSKIINNFKSLGVNFISGDLYDHGSLVQAIKQVDVVISTVGHALLADQDKIISAIKEAGNVKVCRFLPSEFGNDVDRVHAVEPVKSAYAIKANIRRATEAAGIPYIFVSSNFFAGYFLPTLNQPGATVAPRDKLVILGDGTPKAVYNKEDDIGTYTIKAVDDPRTLNKILYIRPQNNIYSFNDLASLWEKKIGKTLEKVYILEEQLLKDIQEAVPPRNVVLSICHSVFVKGDHTNFQIEPSFGVEASELYPDVKYTTVDEYLNQFV
- the LOC126680767 gene encoding phenylcoumaran benzylic ether reductase POP1-like isoform X2 — protein: MAVASKILVIGGTGYIGKFIVEASAKAGHPTYVLVRDSTLSSPNPAKSKIINNFKSLGVNFISGDLYDHGSLVQAIKQVDVVISTVGHALLADQDKIISAIKEAGNVKRFLPSEFGNDVDRVHAVEPVKSAYAIKANIRRATEAAGIPYIFVSSNFFAGYFLPTLNQPGATVAPRDKLVILGDGTPKAVYNKEDDIGTYTIKAVDDPRTLNKILYIRPQNNIYSFNDLASLWEKKIGKTLEKVYILEEQLLKDIQEAVPPRNVVLSICHSVFVKGDHTNFQIEPSFGVEASELYPDVKYTTVDEYLNQFV